TTCGGCACCGAGACACTGGACCACCCCACCACCGGCCGCTTCTCCGCGATGCTCCGCGACGCCGTGCACACGGTCGCGCTCGCCGTCCTCGCCGCCGGCGGCACCTCCTCCCGCACGGTCCGCCGGACCGCGGTCGCCACCGTCCGCGCCGCCGGCGTCAGCGACTGCACCGAGGACCAGCTGACGGCCATGGTGGAGGCGCTCGCCGCCGACACCGGACGCTTCATCACCGACGCCGGACCCTGCGGAGCCGCCCTCGCCATCGAACTCCACGAGGTGCTGGAACCGCTCACCCCGCATCTCGCCCCGGCCGGGCGCGAATCGATCCTGCTGCACGGCGCCGGGATCGCCCTCGCCGACGGGCCCTACATCCCCGCGGAACACGACGTGCTGACCACGGTCGGGAACGCGCTGCAACTGTGCGCCGACGACACGGCTCGCCTCCTCGCCGCGGCACGCACCCCGTCCCCGTAGGCGGAGCGGCAGGCGGGCGCCGCGCGGACGGCGTGATGCCGCTGCCGCGTGCCGCAGCCGGCCCGGGGCACGGCGCTCCCCGAGGCGGACCGGCCGCCGCCTCGGCCGGTCCGCGACGCCGCGCCCTGGCGTGAAGGCACGCGCCGCACGCCGGGTGCGGCGGCGTGCGCGTCACCCGCCGCGTCGGCGCCCCG
The genomic region above belongs to Streptomyces marianii and contains:
- a CDS encoding TerB family tellurite resistance protein; this encodes MLPTRGQSGRKPHIHGHRGLRVFGVRTSWSTVGDGEFFCPECGGDRNYRRRTGRRRFTVLGVPVLPRGQAGPVVECAACHGHFGTETLDHPTTGRFSAMLRDAVHTVALAVLAAGGTSSRTVRRTAVATVRAAGVSDCTEDQLTAMVEALAADTGRFITDAGPCGAALAIELHEVLEPLTPHLAPAGRESILLHGAGIALADGPYIPAEHDVLTTVGNALQLCADDTARLLAAARTPSP